In Nitrosopumilaceae archaeon, the following proteins share a genomic window:
- a CDS encoding zinc ribbon domain-containing protein translates to MNQFKNELKNGKFVCSECPKCNKLVWPPSDFCNVCFSKVKWRQVSKKCKIIEFSKKDNIFFCIAEFENTIRVMGELKTGLKIPSVGHDIDLVKCDYTDKEKFFFQLN, encoded by the coding sequence ATGAATCAATTTAAAAATGAACTAAAAAACGGCAAATTTGTCTGTAGCGAATGTCCAAAATGCAACAAACTTGTCTGGCCTCCAAGTGATTTTTGTAATGTTTGTTTTAGTAAGGTAAAATGGAGACAAGTATCTAAAAAGTGTAAGATAATAGAATTCTCAAAGAAAGATAACATCTTTTTTTGTATAGCTGAATTTGAAAATACAATCAGAGTGATGGGGGAGTTAAAAACCGGGTTAAAAATTCCGTCAGTAGGCCATGATATTGATCTTGTAAAATGTGATTATACTGATAAGGAAAAATTCTTTTTCCAATTAAATTAA
- a CDS encoding LLM class flavin-dependent oxidoreductase has translation MRIAYSLGSVLSINEVLECSKILSRYNPDSVWIPETWGMEGLSMLSTVSQIIKNSKIGSSIINIYSRTPSLIAMGAATIDTLSNGRLILGLGTSSESIIQEWHGLEFNQPVQRMREYVEIIRLIMSGNKINYDGKLFHLKNFTLLIKPTRKEIPIYLAAVNQKMVELTWEIADGVIFYLRPILELQNTIQKMQSKKKIEVSSQFITCISEDSEKAINRAKKTLAFYISVGKIYREFLAKNGFAKEIQEIYDEYKKSGFRTNYKLVSTNMLDSLTICGIPEECKKKLDRFVKTGVSLPIIQFNPVGEVTKSFKLLVSTLSGNKN, from the coding sequence ATGAGAATTGCTTATAGCTTAGGTTCTGTACTGTCTATAAATGAAGTACTCGAGTGTTCCAAAATTTTATCCAGATATAATCCTGATTCGGTATGGATTCCTGAGACATGGGGCATGGAAGGATTGTCTATGCTTTCAACGGTATCACAAATTATCAAAAATTCAAAAATTGGCTCATCTATAATCAACATCTATTCCAGAACTCCATCCCTTATTGCTATGGGTGCAGCTACCATTGATACCCTCTCAAATGGCAGGCTAATACTTGGATTGGGTACGAGTAGTGAATCCATCATACAAGAATGGCACGGTCTTGAGTTTAATCAACCTGTTCAGAGAATGCGTGAATATGTAGAAATAATAAGATTGATAATGTCAGGAAATAAAATAAATTATGATGGAAAATTATTTCATCTAAAAAATTTTACATTATTAATAAAACCAACAAGAAAAGAAATTCCGATTTATTTGGCTGCTGTAAACCAGAAAATGGTTGAATTGACATGGGAGATAGCTGATGGCGTGATATTCTACTTACGGCCGATTTTAGAGCTTCAAAACACCATACAAAAAATGCAATCAAAGAAAAAAATCGAGGTATCAAGTCAATTTATCACATGTATATCTGAAGATAGTGAAAAAGCTATAAATCGTGCAAAAAAAACACTTGCATTTTACATATCTGTAGGAAAAATTTATAGAGAATTTTTAGCAAAAAATGGATTTGCAAAAGAAATTCAAGAAATATATGATGAATATAAAAAATCAGGATTTCGTACAAACTACAAACTAGTCTCTACTAACATGCTTGATTCACTGACAATTTGTGGCATCCCTGAAGAGTGTAAGAAAAAACTAGATAGATTTGTAAAAACTGGTGTTTCGTTACCAATAATACAGTTTAATCCAGTAGGCGAAGTCACGAAATCCTTTAAACTGCTCGTTTCCACGCTATCAGGTAACAAAAATTGA
- a CDS encoding A24 family peptidase C-terminal domain-containing protein — protein MAELVFDIHNLQIFSALVMLGIASVLDIWKREIHDILWIAFGAVAILLIIFSPSPLDSLKTSGFSLIIAPVVIIIWRTGLFGGADALGLIVLAALAPQAILSHGIVTPFTTLTNAAIFSITPIFANVIRNIVSISLHKNIFDGFEETRLKKILAIFLGYRAKNPKYSFPIEKKEGNLRKLDFSFHHAENAQFCSTSDTWVTPGIPYILYITAGFVFQLLSGDIIFNVIHNVKVI, from the coding sequence ATGGCAGAATTAGTTTTTGATATTCATAATCTACAGATCTTTTCAGCACTTGTCATGCTTGGAATTGCTTCTGTATTGGATATCTGGAAGCGAGAAATTCATGACATTTTATGGATTGCCTTTGGGGCTGTTGCTATTTTATTAATCATATTTTCACCAAGTCCTCTTGATTCTCTGAAAACAAGTGGATTTTCCTTAATTATTGCCCCTGTTGTCATAATCATATGGAGAACTGGCCTTTTTGGAGGGGCAGATGCACTAGGATTGATAGTCTTGGCAGCATTAGCGCCTCAGGCAATTTTGTCTCATGGTATTGTTACTCCTTTTACCACCTTGACAAACGCTGCTATATTTTCAATTACACCGATATTTGCAAACGTTATTCGTAATATTGTATCTATTTCTTTACACAAAAATATTTTTGATGGGTTTGAAGAAACCAGACTAAAAAAGATACTGGCTATCTTTCTTGGATATCGCGCTAAAAATCCAAAATATAGCTTTCCAATCGAAAAGAAAGAAGGTAATCTCAGAAAGCTTGATTTTTCATTCCATCATGCAGAAAATGCCCAATTTTGTTCCACCTCAGATACTTGGGTGACTCCAGGTATACCATACATATTATACATAACTGCCGGATTTGTATTTCAACTATTATCTGGAGATATTATTTTTAATGTAATACATAATGTCAAAGTGATTTAA
- a CDS encoding thiolase family protein: protein MGIGGFGLTKFNKDDVSIESLMLSSIKSLFDTSQNLTQNDVDVVLTSTNDNSKYLANIMSELAGISPKISHSIESLCNSGANSVISAYSYIASGLADVALVVGAEKFDNPGLVLEWDASRGQYKHPVYWSSMFTRSHMRKYGTTMEDLAIVSAKNHKNALENPHAYFDKEYSVDDVMQSKNITDDVRILDCSFPCNGSAAILLVSEESIKKFTDCPVWLAGMGQKTISAGFTKNEDLTKLQSTKYAANTAYVMSKKEPKDIDVAEVHDAFSICEIMEVEDLGFVEKGKGNQFVRTMYDTQNKKINPRGGLLGSGHPLGATGIAQVVEISQQLQNKAGKRQVEGAKVGLVQNMSAAATSSTVLVFES from the coding sequence GTGGGAATTGGAGGGTTTGGCCTCACAAAATTCAACAAAGATGATGTTTCAATTGAATCACTAATGCTATCATCGATAAAATCGCTTTTTGATACATCTCAAAATTTAACTCAAAATGATGTTGATGTTGTTCTTACATCAACTAATGATAATAGCAAGTATTTAGCAAATATCATGTCTGAGCTTGCTGGAATTTCCCCAAAAATATCGCACTCTATTGAGAGTTTATGCAATTCTGGTGCGAATAGTGTGATTTCAGCATATTCATACATTGCTTCAGGTTTAGCAGATGTTGCGTTGGTAGTTGGTGCAGAAAAATTTGATAATCCAGGGCTAGTTTTAGAATGGGACGCATCACGTGGTCAATACAAACATCCTGTATACTGGTCATCTATGTTTACAAGATCTCATATGAGAAAATATGGTACTACCATGGAAGACCTTGCTATAGTCTCTGCTAAAAATCACAAAAATGCGTTAGAAAACCCGCATGCCTATTTTGATAAAGAATATTCTGTTGATGATGTAATGCAATCAAAAAATATTACTGACGATGTTCGTATTTTAGATTGTTCTTTTCCATGTAACGGCTCTGCCGCAATTCTACTTGTATCAGAAGAATCAATAAAAAAATTTACGGATTGTCCTGTTTGGCTGGCTGGAATGGGTCAAAAAACAATCTCTGCAGGATTTACAAAAAACGAGGATCTTACTAAACTGCAATCCACAAAATACGCCGCTAATACTGCATATGTGATGTCAAAAAAAGAGCCTAAAGACATTGATGTTGCTGAGGTTCATGATGCATTTAGCATATGTGAAATTATGGAAGTCGAAGACTTGGGTTTTGTAGAAAAAGGAAAAGGAAATCAATTTGTTAGAACCATGTATGATACTCAAAATAAGAAAATTAATCCCCGAGGAGGATTGCTAGGTTCCGGTCATCCTTTAGGAGCTACTGGAATAGCACAAGTTGTAGAAATTAGTCAACAGCTTCAAAACAAAGCAGGAAAACGTCAAGTTGAAGGAGCCAAAGTAGGTCTAGTTCAAAACATGTCTGCAGCTGCCACTTCTTCAACAGTTCTTGTTTTTGAATCATGA
- a CDS encoding fibro-slime domain-containing protein has product MNNGNELNIVKTIFEKPVPRIKDKAHYSSRRGISSIVTTVIMLSAVSVMGTTSVYWSQSNLHTREQATGSFYSNIINQVKESLVLEHFWYNTPNQNLNLVLKNNGQDGLHVTQIEIDGPTHQITHIANGGIVPDGIYTGVVHYYWLGDPLDVYVTTDRGSIFHFHLISPADGVLIINKVSKLGNGNFSFNGDLGKFNVNTTGWSTGANLDKNGNLIMQGVIRDFNGSNDKGDSLQGRDPDFEMDCSKPPNCPFGNYTGYTWPNGTFNGIVLPDLGADHTPVYNNHTRSLFNYGMTRFNQWYHDTPGVNKWENFNLTLGRVLPLQPAIWKYTNYSFYPIDNQLFCQGIGTSCSGKDGSGKYHNYGFTFMVHSTFTYQGGEIFNFTGDDDVFVFINHKLAIDLGGVHAAENKVLNLDQQKALLGITLGGTYDFDFFYAERHTVSSDMAITTSIQLGQNGVGTTSAFFVDPGKYTVNELIPPGWTLIGRQCNNGYTLPNSTEITITVPRGITTCTFTNTK; this is encoded by the coding sequence ATGAATAATGGAAATGAGTTAAATATTGTAAAAACAATTTTTGAGAAACCAGTACCACGTATCAAAGATAAGGCACATTATAGTAGCAGAAGAGGGATTTCAAGTATTGTTACTACAGTAATTATGCTTTCAGCTGTTTCTGTCATGGGCACAACATCTGTTTACTGGTCTCAGAGTAATCTTCACACTAGAGAACAAGCTACAGGTTCTTTTTATTCTAATATAATAAATCAAGTTAAAGAATCCCTTGTACTGGAACATTTTTGGTACAATACTCCTAATCAAAACCTTAACCTTGTACTGAAAAATAACGGTCAAGATGGCCTTCATGTTACTCAGATCGAAATCGACGGTCCAACTCACCAAATTACACATATTGCTAATGGAGGAATTGTTCCAGATGGGATATACACAGGAGTAGTTCACTATTACTGGTTAGGGGATCCTCTTGATGTTTATGTGACAACAGATCGAGGTTCAATATTTCATTTCCATTTGATATCTCCAGCTGACGGTGTGTTAATTATCAATAAGGTTTCAAAATTAGGTAACGGTAATTTTAGTTTCAATGGAGATTTAGGAAAATTTAATGTAAATACAACAGGTTGGAGCACTGGAGCAAATCTAGATAAAAATGGAAATCTCATCATGCAGGGTGTAATTCGTGATTTTAATGGATCAAACGATAAAGGGGATAGTCTACAAGGAAGAGACCCAGATTTCGAAATGGATTGTTCTAAACCACCAAACTGTCCTTTTGGAAATTATACTGGATATACTTGGCCAAATGGAACTTTTAACGGCATAGTTCTACCCGATCTTGGTGCCGATCACACGCCTGTGTATAACAATCATACCAGATCTCTCTTCAACTATGGAATGACCAGATTTAATCAATGGTATCATGATACTCCTGGCGTAAACAAATGGGAAAATTTTAACCTCACACTTGGTAGAGTACTTCCATTACAACCTGCTATTTGGAAATATACTAACTATAGTTTCTATCCTATAGACAACCAATTATTTTGCCAAGGTATCGGAACAAGTTGTAGCGGTAAAGATGGATCTGGAAAATACCATAATTATGGTTTTACATTTATGGTTCATTCCACATTCACATATCAAGGTGGAGAAATTTTTAACTTCACTGGTGATGACGATGTGTTTGTTTTCATTAATCACAAACTTGCTATTGATTTAGGTGGAGTACACGCTGCAGAAAATAAAGTATTAAACTTGGACCAACAGAAAGCCCTACTTGGTATTACACTTGGTGGTACCTATGATTTTGATTTTTTTTATGCAGAACGTCATACTGTAAGTTCTGATATGGCAATAACTACTTCTATTCAACTTGGTCAAAATGGTGTTGGAACTACAAGCGCGTTTTTTGTAGATCCAGGCAAATATACTGTCAACGAATTGATACCTCCAGGATGGACACTAATTGGTAGACAGTGCAATAATGGATATACTCTTCCAAATTCCACTGAGATTACAATTACAGTACCAAGAGGAATAACTACTTGCACCTTTACCAATACAAAATAA